One genomic segment of Trichococcus shcherbakoviae includes these proteins:
- a CDS encoding DUF1294 domain-containing protein, protein MRNPVLVYFILANLVLFILMGIDKKKARQKAWRIPERNLLLLGFFGGGLGGLLGMHHFRHKTKHLSFKVVFTLGTVLTGITSYFLYL, encoded by the coding sequence ATGAGAAATCCAGTGCTCGTATATTTCATCCTGGCGAACCTCGTGCTTTTCATTTTGATGGGCATCGATAAAAAGAAAGCGCGGCAAAAAGCTTGGCGCATACCGGAACGCAATCTGCTCCTGCTCGGCTTTTTCGGTGGCGGCCTGGGTGGACTGCTTGGGATGCATCACTTCCGCCATAAAACGAAACACCTGAGTTTCAAGGTAGTTTTCACTTTAGGAACTGTTTTAACAGGAATAACATCCTACTTCTTATATCTATGA
- a CDS encoding DegV family protein — MPNFKIVTDSTTELSAEEIDRYGITVIPLSSMIDNVLYYDGVTITKPEFLEKMMNSKELPKSSQPAMGTFLDKYNELTADGSEVLSIHVTETLSGTVNSAHQAAKLAHGKVTVIDSKFCARATAFQVLEAAKCAAEGLTVAEALPRVTAVKDRTLLYISIVNLENMVKGGRIGKTMGRITTLLNIKANLKMIDGALTTDIKGRGTKAIVKRYEEIIEELKQKYLDVEAIGITHDGLSEYSNQIIGMLKAAFPNARMHTSYASASVMTHAGPEAVSFQFLMKSN; from the coding sequence ATGCCAAACTTCAAAATTGTGACCGATTCCACAACGGAATTGTCCGCAGAAGAAATTGACAGATATGGAATCACCGTAATCCCGCTTTCATCCATGATCGATAACGTGCTGTATTACGACGGCGTCACCATAACCAAACCCGAGTTTCTTGAAAAAATGATGAACAGCAAGGAGTTGCCAAAATCATCCCAACCAGCCATGGGCACATTTTTGGATAAATACAACGAATTGACAGCAGATGGCAGCGAGGTTTTGTCCATCCATGTAACCGAAACGCTGAGCGGAACCGTGAATTCTGCTCACCAGGCGGCTAAACTAGCCCATGGTAAAGTCACCGTCATCGATTCGAAATTTTGCGCAAGAGCTACCGCCTTCCAAGTGTTGGAAGCAGCGAAATGTGCCGCTGAAGGATTGACAGTGGCGGAAGCATTGCCTCGGGTCACCGCAGTTAAAGACCGCACCCTGCTTTACATCTCCATCGTCAACCTGGAAAACATGGTCAAGGGCGGACGCATCGGAAAAACGATGGGCCGCATCACAACGCTGCTGAACATCAAAGCGAACCTGAAAATGATCGACGGCGCATTGACTACCGATATCAAAGGCCGCGGCACGAAAGCGATCGTCAAGCGCTACGAAGAAATTATCGAAGAGCTGAAGCAGAAATACTTGGATGTTGAAGCGATCGGCATCACGCATGACGGTTTGTCGGAGTATTCGAACCAAATCATCGGCATGCTGAAGGCTGCCTTCCCCAACGCCCGGATGCACACATCCTACGCCAGCGCCAGCGTCATGACCCACGCCGGCCCCGAAGCCGTATCCTTCCAATTCCTGATGAAAAGTAATTAA
- the truB gene encoding tRNA pseudouridine(55) synthase TruB, whose translation MDGILPLWKERGMTSHDCVFKLRKILKTKKVGHTGTLDPEVDGVLPICIGKATKVVEFLTDTDKAYEGEITIGVATTTEDSQGETIAKTPVDQALSLAEIDAAMEAMVGESIQVPPMYSAVKVNGKRLYEYARKGLTVERPQRNIQVMSFDRISEPVYHAEDQTMSWRFRVTCGKGTYVRTLAVDLGASLGYPAYMSSLTRTMSGSFTKDDCLTLQQVAEAMVNDEIDAHLKPIDSVFETYRQIALDDELWDKVKNGAVFPKEGPFATIDAPVLFTYQGKIVAMYEPHPTKAGFIKPRKMFLS comes from the coding sequence ATGGACGGAATATTACCTTTATGGAAAGAGCGCGGCATGACAAGTCACGACTGCGTATTCAAACTGAGAAAAATACTGAAAACTAAAAAAGTCGGGCATACCGGAACTTTGGATCCGGAAGTTGATGGCGTTTTGCCGATCTGCATCGGGAAAGCCACAAAAGTCGTCGAGTTTTTGACGGACACGGATAAAGCTTATGAAGGGGAAATCACTATCGGCGTCGCCACGACGACTGAGGACAGCCAAGGCGAAACGATCGCAAAGACACCGGTCGATCAAGCTCTGTCTTTGGCTGAAATCGATGCAGCGATGGAAGCCATGGTTGGCGAAAGCATCCAAGTTCCGCCGATGTATTCCGCGGTCAAGGTGAACGGAAAAAGGCTGTACGAATACGCCCGCAAAGGGTTGACCGTCGAAAGGCCGCAAAGAAACATCCAGGTCATGAGTTTTGATCGGATTTCAGAACCTGTCTATCATGCCGAAGACCAAACGATGTCTTGGCGCTTCCGGGTCACTTGCGGAAAAGGGACCTATGTGCGGACTTTGGCCGTCGATCTGGGCGCATCCTTGGGCTACCCGGCATACATGTCAAGCCTGACCCGCACGATGAGCGGGTCCTTCACGAAGGATGATTGCCTGACGCTGCAGCAAGTTGCTGAAGCAATGGTGAACGACGAAATTGACGCGCATCTGAAACCGATCGACTCGGTATTCGAAACGTATCGGCAGATTGCGCTTGATGATGAGCTGTGGGATAAGGTGAAAAATGGTGCGGTTTTTCCGAAAGAGGGACCTTTCGCAACAATTGACGCACCTGTCTTATTCACCTATCAGGGCAAAATCGTGGCGATGTACGAACCGCATCCGACCAAAGCCGGTTTCATCAAACCCAGAAAAATGTTCCTATCTTAA
- the ribF gene encoding riboflavin biosynthesis protein RibF has product MEIMHIHHPYDQKMIPDEQVVLALGYFDGVHRGHQEVIKRAKEVAEKKNLKIAVMSFNHHPSIVFQKMNPETMQYLSTVNRKAEILESLGVDYFFVISFTSAFASLRPQEFVDQYICGLHAAAVVAGFDYTYGPREIADMKQLVNYAKDRFEVIEVAELKNEAEKISSTHIREALAEGDMEKANAYLGYVYQIDGTVIHGDARGRLLGFPTANIQTEKHTRLPRNGVYIVSIRVSGTWYRGTASIGHNITFEADRDKTVEVYILDFDKMIYGEDVTVRWHHFIRSEIKFSGVDQLIAQLKSDEADTIAYFKDHPLDEVTL; this is encoded by the coding sequence ATGGAAATAATGCATATACATCATCCCTATGACCAAAAAATGATACCGGACGAGCAAGTCGTGTTGGCGTTGGGATACTTTGATGGCGTCCATCGAGGACATCAAGAAGTGATCAAAAGGGCAAAGGAAGTTGCCGAAAAGAAGAACCTCAAAATTGCCGTCATGAGCTTCAATCATCACCCTAGCATCGTGTTCCAGAAGATGAACCCGGAAACGATGCAGTATTTGTCGACCGTCAACCGCAAAGCTGAAATATTGGAGAGCCTGGGCGTTGATTATTTTTTCGTCATCTCTTTTACATCTGCCTTTGCTTCATTAAGACCGCAGGAATTTGTCGACCAATACATTTGCGGCTTGCATGCTGCCGCAGTCGTCGCCGGTTTCGATTACACCTATGGGCCAAGAGAAATTGCTGATATGAAGCAATTGGTGAACTATGCAAAAGACCGCTTCGAAGTCATCGAAGTTGCCGAATTGAAGAACGAAGCCGAAAAAATCAGCTCCACGCATATCCGGGAAGCGTTAGCCGAAGGGGATATGGAGAAAGCGAATGCGTATTTAGGTTATGTCTATCAGATCGACGGCACCGTCATCCATGGCGATGCGCGCGGCAGGTTATTGGGTTTCCCGACTGCCAATATCCAGACCGAAAAACACACACGCTTGCCAAGGAATGGCGTTTATATCGTGAGCATCAGAGTGAGCGGAACTTGGTACCGCGGCACGGCTTCGATAGGGCACAATATCACGTTTGAAGCTGACCGCGACAAAACCGTGGAAGTGTACATATTGGACTTCGATAAAATGATCTACGGCGAGGATGTAACCGTCAGATGGCACCATTTTATCCGCAGCGAAATCAAATTTTCGGGCGTCGACCAACTGATCGCGCAGCTTAAAAGTGATGAAGCGGATACGATCGCCTATTTTAAGGATCACCCCTTGGATGAGGTGACCCTCTAA
- the hemW gene encoding radical SAM family heme chaperone HemW, with the protein MAAAYLHIPFCEHICFYCDFNKVFLEGQPVDEYVDALVKEMQLSKQLHPQEEISTFYIGGGTPTTLNERQLEKLLNGIRSTYSLPKGAEFTMEANPESISFEKLKIMRDYGVNRLSMGVQSFNNDILKKIGRIHTAEQVYTSVADARRAGFENMTIDLIFRLPNQTMADFEDSLKKALELDLPHYSIYALILENKTVFYNLMRQGKLPLPSEDTEADMYALAIETMSKNGRNQYEISNFALPGYESQHNLTYWKNESYFGFGAGAHGYIDGIRYHNHGPIQQYLAPLRENSLPIIREQRLSKNEQMEEEMILGLRTMVGVSQKHFAEKFQTPLLDQYAAVIADLVADGLLLVDGDRIRLTQRGVFLGNEVFRSFLM; encoded by the coding sequence ATGGCAGCGGCTTATTTGCATATCCCTTTCTGCGAACACATCTGTTTCTATTGCGACTTCAATAAAGTGTTCCTGGAAGGCCAGCCGGTCGATGAATACGTTGATGCTTTGGTAAAGGAAATGCAGTTGTCGAAGCAGTTGCACCCTCAAGAAGAGATCAGCACTTTCTATATCGGCGGCGGCACACCGACGACGCTGAATGAGCGCCAGTTGGAGAAGTTGTTGAACGGCATCCGTAGCACCTACTCCTTGCCGAAGGGAGCCGAGTTCACGATGGAAGCCAATCCGGAAAGTATTTCGTTCGAGAAGCTGAAGATCATGCGTGATTATGGGGTCAACCGTTTGAGCATGGGGGTGCAATCCTTTAATAACGACATCCTGAAAAAAATCGGCCGCATCCACACAGCCGAGCAGGTATACACTTCCGTGGCTGATGCCCGCAGAGCCGGATTCGAAAACATGACCATCGATCTGATCTTCCGCCTTCCGAACCAAACGATGGCTGATTTTGAAGACAGTCTGAAAAAAGCTCTGGAATTGGATTTGCCGCATTACTCGATCTATGCCTTGATCCTTGAGAACAAGACGGTGTTTTATAACTTGATGCGTCAAGGGAAATTGCCGTTGCCTTCAGAGGACACGGAAGCCGATATGTATGCACTGGCTATCGAGACGATGTCAAAAAACGGCAGGAATCAATACGAAATCTCCAACTTTGCGTTGCCGGGCTACGAATCCCAGCACAATCTCACCTATTGGAAAAATGAGTCCTATTTTGGTTTCGGAGCCGGAGCGCACGGCTATATCGATGGGATCCGCTACCACAATCATGGACCGATCCAGCAGTATCTGGCGCCATTGCGCGAGAACAGTCTGCCGATCATCCGTGAGCAGAGGTTATCAAAAAATGAACAGATGGAAGAAGAAATGATTCTGGGTCTGCGCACGATGGTGGGCGTCAGCCAAAAACATTTTGCCGAGAAATTCCAGACCCCGCTGTTGGACCAGTATGCTGCCGTCATCGCGGATTTGGTCGCGGACGGCCTGCTGCTGGTCGATGGCGACAGGATCCGTTTGACCCAAAGAGGCGTTTTCCTAGGCAACGAAGTATTCCGTTCTTTCTTGATGTGA
- the hrcA gene encoding heat-inducible transcriptional repressor HrcA: MLTERQLLVLDLIVRHYIEFEEPIGSKTLLKESALSLSSATIRNEMMRIEELGFLEKMHSSSGRIPSIQGYRYYVDQLMGKESEEVADDVKQTIKHGFQNPYREVQQVVEKSAEMLSFLTNYTALAIGPETKDSRLTGFRLVALNEGHVMAILVTDKGHVENQIFSVSPGFSATEIEKIVNIFNQELVGRTLQEVFIKLQTDIPVIIRKYVDAKIDFTAIFNDIVAKLEHDRFHVGGSMNLLNHLDATMDKNKVKAILSMLNGSPDIHALFSNPNDGVGVKIGTELDNELLHNFSLITATYDTAGNGKGLIALLGPTNMPYQKMISIMKFMRYELSDSLNDLNK; this comes from the coding sequence TTGTTAACAGAAAGACAGTTGCTAGTTTTGGATTTAATTGTCAGGCATTACATCGAATTCGAGGAGCCTATCGGATCGAAGACGCTTCTGAAGGAATCTGCTTTGTCTCTAAGTTCCGCCACGATCCGCAACGAAATGATGCGGATCGAAGAACTGGGGTTCCTGGAAAAGATGCATTCTTCATCCGGCAGGATACCTTCCATCCAAGGCTACCGTTACTATGTCGACCAACTAATGGGCAAAGAAAGCGAAGAAGTCGCTGACGATGTCAAACAGACGATCAAGCATGGTTTTCAGAATCCTTACCGGGAAGTCCAGCAGGTCGTCGAAAAATCAGCTGAAATGTTGTCGTTTTTGACGAATTATACCGCTTTGGCGATCGGTCCTGAAACAAAGGACAGCCGATTGACGGGTTTCCGATTGGTCGCGCTCAATGAAGGACATGTGATGGCCATCTTGGTGACTGATAAAGGACATGTGGAAAATCAGATTTTTTCTGTTTCGCCAGGCTTCTCGGCCACTGAGATAGAAAAAATCGTCAACATCTTCAATCAGGAACTTGTAGGCCGCACGCTGCAGGAAGTATTCATCAAACTGCAAACGGACATTCCGGTGATTATCCGGAAGTACGTCGATGCAAAAATCGATTTCACGGCGATCTTCAATGACATCGTGGCGAAGTTGGAGCATGACCGCTTCCATGTGGGCGGCAGCATGAACCTTCTGAACCATTTGGATGCGACGATGGACAAGAACAAAGTCAAGGCCATTTTAAGCATGCTGAATGGGTCTCCGGACATCCATGCGCTTTTTTCAAACCCAAACGACGGCGTCGGCGTCAAGATCGGAACGGAATTGGACAATGAGCTGTTGCATAATTTTAGCCTGATCACGGCTACCTATGACACGGCCGGCAACGGTAAGGGCCTGATCGCATTACTGGGGCCAACCAATATGCCTTATCAAAAAATGATCAGTATCATGAAATTTATGCGTTACGAACTTTCTGATAGCTTGAATGATCTGAACAAATAA
- the grpE gene encoding nucleotide exchange factor GrpE, with amino-acid sequence MDNNEELVDQEQATVDTTVVESQETVAEASEVETLKATLSETEDRLLRLQAELANIQKRNAKERQDAAKYRSQSLAQELLPVMDSLERALEIEVEDEKSLNLKKGLEMVMNLFTDAFAKEGITSIDPIGQPFDPNFHQSIQVLPAAEGQAPDTVVAVFQKGYALKERVLRPAMVVVSQ; translated from the coding sequence GTGGACAATAACGAAGAATTAGTGGATCAGGAACAAGCGACCGTTGATACAACGGTTGTCGAGAGTCAAGAGACGGTTGCGGAAGCAAGTGAGGTTGAAACCTTGAAAGCAACCTTGTCCGAAACGGAAGACCGTTTGTTGCGCCTGCAGGCTGAACTTGCCAATATCCAGAAGCGCAACGCGAAAGAAAGACAGGATGCGGCGAAATACCGTTCCCAGTCATTGGCGCAGGAATTGTTGCCGGTGATGGACAGTTTGGAAAGAGCTTTGGAAATTGAAGTGGAAGATGAAAAATCATTGAACCTGAAAAAAGGTTTGGAAATGGTCATGAATCTATTCACTGATGCTTTCGCCAAAGAAGGCATCACTTCGATCGATCCGATCGGTCAGCCTTTCGATCCGAATTTCCATCAATCGATCCAAGTACTGCCGGCTGCCGAAGGGCAAGCGCCTGATACAGTCGTAGCGGTATTTCAAAAAGGCTACGCTTTGAAGGAACGTGTGTTAAGACCAGCAATGGTCGTTGTGTCACAATAA
- the dnaK gene encoding molecular chaperone DnaK, translating to MSKIIGIDLGTTNSAVAVLEGGEAKIIPNPEGNRTTPSVVSFKNGEIQVGEVAKRQAVTNPNTISSIKRHMGVAGYKVEVEGKSYTPQEVSAMILQYLKGYAEDYLGEKVDKAVITVPAYFNDAQRQATKDAGKIAGLEVERIVNEPTAAALAYGLDKTDKEEKILVFDLGGGTFDVSILELGDGVFDVLSTAGDNKLGGDDFDNKIIDYLVAEFKKENGIDLSNDKMAKQRLKDAAEKAKKDLSGVTSTQISLPFITAGDAGPLHLELTLTRAKFDEITYDLVERTKGPVRQALKDAGLSTSEIDEIILVGGSTRIPAVIEAVRKEAGKEPNKSVNPDEVVAMGAAIQGGVISGDVKDIVLLDVTPLSLGIETMGGVFTKLIDRNTTIPTSKSQVFSTAADNQPAVDVHVLQGERPMAADNKTLGRFQLTDIPSAPRGVPQIEVSFDIDKNGIVNVRAKDLGTQKEQTITIKSSSGLTDEEIEKMVKDAEANAEADKLRKEEVELRNEVDQLIFQTDKTLKELDGKVDADEVKKAEEARDELKAAVEANDLEQMKTKRDALNELVQNLTVKLYEQAAQAQQQEGAHDTATDDGVVDADFEEVDDK from the coding sequence ATGAGCAAAATTATCGGTATTGACTTAGGTACAACAAACTCAGCTGTTGCAGTATTAGAAGGCGGAGAAGCTAAAATCATCCCAAATCCAGAGGGAAATCGCACGACACCATCTGTCGTTTCCTTCAAGAATGGTGAAATCCAAGTGGGCGAAGTTGCAAAACGCCAAGCAGTAACAAACCCTAACACAATCAGTTCGATCAAACGTCACATGGGCGTTGCGGGCTACAAAGTGGAAGTGGAGGGCAAGAGCTACACACCACAAGAAGTTTCAGCGATGATCCTTCAATACCTGAAAGGCTACGCAGAAGACTACTTAGGCGAAAAAGTCGATAAAGCCGTTATCACAGTCCCAGCTTACTTCAATGACGCACAGCGTCAAGCGACTAAAGATGCTGGTAAAATTGCCGGACTGGAAGTTGAGCGTATCGTCAACGAGCCGACTGCTGCAGCTTTGGCATACGGTTTGGACAAAACGGACAAAGAAGAAAAAATCCTTGTATTCGACTTGGGCGGCGGTACATTCGACGTTTCCATCCTTGAATTGGGCGATGGCGTATTCGATGTATTGAGTACAGCCGGCGACAACAAATTAGGCGGAGATGACTTCGACAACAAAATCATCGACTACTTGGTTGCGGAATTCAAGAAAGAAAACGGAATCGACCTTTCAAACGACAAAATGGCGAAACAACGTCTTAAAGACGCTGCTGAAAAAGCCAAAAAAGATCTTTCTGGCGTGACTTCAACACAAATCAGCTTGCCGTTCATCACTGCCGGCGATGCAGGTCCGTTGCACCTGGAATTGACGCTTACCCGCGCTAAATTTGACGAAATCACTTATGACTTGGTTGAACGTACAAAAGGTCCTGTACGCCAAGCATTGAAGGATGCAGGTCTATCAACTTCCGAAATCGATGAAATCATCCTTGTCGGCGGTTCAACACGTATCCCTGCAGTCATCGAAGCAGTCCGCAAAGAAGCAGGCAAAGAGCCAAACAAATCCGTTAATCCGGATGAAGTTGTCGCAATGGGCGCTGCTATCCAAGGCGGAGTCATCTCCGGTGACGTTAAAGACATCGTATTGTTGGACGTAACACCTTTATCATTGGGTATCGAAACAATGGGTGGCGTGTTCACTAAATTGATCGACCGCAATACAACAATCCCTACAAGCAAGTCACAAGTCTTCTCGACTGCAGCCGACAACCAGCCAGCTGTTGATGTGCATGTCCTGCAAGGTGAGCGTCCGATGGCAGCAGACAACAAAACATTGGGTCGTTTCCAATTGACGGATATTCCATCAGCTCCTCGTGGTGTTCCTCAGATCGAAGTATCATTCGATATCGACAAAAACGGTATCGTCAATGTTCGCGCGAAAGACTTGGGAACTCAAAAGGAACAAACAATCACCATCAAATCCTCTTCCGGTCTGACCGACGAAGAGATCGAAAAAATGGTGAAAGATGCAGAAGCTAACGCTGAAGCAGACAAATTGCGCAAAGAAGAAGTTGAATTGCGCAACGAAGTGGATCAATTGATCTTCCAAACCGACAAAACATTGAAAGAGCTTGACGGAAAAGTCGACGCTGATGAAGTGAAGAAAGCTGAAGAAGCGAGAGACGAACTGAAAGCAGCAGTCGAAGCAAATGATTTGGAACAAATGAAAACGAAGCGTGATGCTTTGAATGAGCTTGTCCAAAACCTGACTGTCAAACTTTATGAGCAAGCTGCTCAAGCGCAACAACAAGAAGGTGCGCATGACACAGCAACTGACGACGGTGTCGTTGATGCCGATTTTGAAGAAGTAGACGACAAATAG
- the dnaJ gene encoding molecular chaperone DnaJ — translation MAKRDYYDVLGVSKDATDDEIKKAYRKLSKKFHPDVNKEAGAEDKFKELAEAYEVLSDGNKRAAYDQYGHASTDPNFGAGGGYGGGGFGGFSGGFEDIFDSFFGGGGGRGRNPNAPRQGSDLQYRIHLTFEEAIFGKKETIRYKRDEECKTCSGSGAKPGTQPKTCSKCHGSGAVGVERNTPFGRVMTQAVCDVCSGTGKEITDKCTTCHGRGHVEADHSVAVTIPPGVDDGQQMRLNGQGEVGSNGGPYGDLYVVFQVEPSDIFDREGTEIHYTLPISFAQAALGDEIEVPTVHGKVKLKIPAGTQTGTNFRLKGKGAPRLRGTGNGDQHVKVTVVTPKNLSEKQREAIRAFAAAGGDTLVEDDANFFDKVKDAFKNKK, via the coding sequence ATGGCGAAGAGAGATTATTACGATGTCTTGGGTGTGTCGAAGGATGCCACAGACGATGAGATAAAAAAAGCTTACCGGAAACTTTCCAAGAAGTTCCACCCGGATGTCAACAAAGAAGCGGGCGCAGAAGACAAATTCAAGGAGCTTGCTGAAGCTTACGAAGTATTGAGCGACGGCAATAAACGCGCAGCCTATGACCAATACGGCCATGCCAGCACCGATCCAAACTTTGGCGCAGGCGGAGGCTATGGTGGCGGCGGCTTCGGCGGTTTCTCGGGCGGTTTTGAAGATATCTTTGATTCCTTTTTCGGAGGCGGCGGCGGTCGCGGCAGAAATCCGAATGCTCCCCGTCAAGGGTCTGATTTACAATACCGTATCCATCTTACATTTGAAGAAGCGATATTCGGGAAGAAAGAAACCATCCGTTACAAACGTGATGAAGAATGTAAAACATGTAGTGGTTCAGGCGCAAAACCGGGCACGCAGCCGAAAACATGTTCGAAATGTCATGGTTCCGGAGCGGTCGGTGTCGAAAGAAATACGCCTTTCGGCCGTGTGATGACGCAAGCAGTCTGTGATGTCTGTTCCGGAACGGGTAAGGAAATCACGGATAAATGTACAACGTGCCACGGACGCGGGCATGTCGAAGCCGATCACTCTGTGGCTGTCACCATCCCTCCAGGCGTCGACGATGGACAACAGATGCGCTTGAATGGACAGGGCGAAGTCGGCAGCAATGGCGGCCCGTATGGTGATCTTTATGTCGTTTTCCAAGTGGAACCAAGCGATATTTTCGATCGCGAAGGGACAGAGATCCATTACACGCTTCCGATCAGCTTCGCTCAAGCAGCTTTGGGTGATGAGATTGAAGTGCCGACCGTGCATGGCAAGGTCAAGCTGAAGATTCCTGCCGGGACACAAACGGGCACGAATTTCCGCCTGAAAGGCAAAGGGGCGCCACGCTTGCGTGGAACCGGAAATGGTGATCAGCACGTCAAAGTGACTGTCGTCACACCGAAGAACCTTAGCGAGAAGCAAAGAGAGGCAATCCGCGCATTCGCAGCAGCAGGCGGCGATACGTTGGTGGAAGATGACGCCAATTTTTTTGATAAAGTTAAGGACGCCTTCAAAAATAAAAAATAA
- a CDS encoding phosphoenolpyruvate carboxykinase (ATP) → MATIESFNRSELKKSNPLLTKFRTTVETAFYGKNMQEVTDMTEAYQLALNAAGVVVTDLPVLHAKELGLPEDAKVLVENGGRIIGRTARAKRIIGENKEEDEILQAIIMDVIYQNRLRHYYKATGYVGLDKDFIIKAHIAFPEGNENNLYSWLLNFQWESPEYQEMYAHSKAYNEGDIYIYTDPDWRHPDYPLGVAIFEPDKNVACILGMQYFGEFKKGTLTLAWGTGHRNGYVACHGGQKHFRLPNGGSYVASFFGLSGSGKSTLTHSKHDNKYEVKVLHDDAFLIDLTDGSSIALEPSYFDKTQDYPADHPEQNYFVTVQNVGVTKDHDGKIVLVTEDIRNGNGRTVKSRYSTPNRVDKFEEPINAVYWIMKDDALPPLVKVDDAVLAATFGTTLATKRTTAETLKKGESTDTLVIEPFANPFRVYPLVEDYDGFKELLSHEQVDCYIINTGFFMGKKIPKEVSLGVIESVVEGTASFVPFGAAPHLSYLPVEGFNPDFEDKDYTKLVRRRMQLREDFLEEFNAAHPSMPLPDESIQALQNIIDAF, encoded by the coding sequence ATGGCTACTATAGAATCGTTCAATAGATCCGAATTAAAGAAGTCCAACCCTTTACTTACGAAATTCCGGACAACGGTCGAAACAGCTTTTTATGGCAAAAACATGCAGGAAGTCACGGACATGACGGAAGCCTATCAACTCGCACTGAACGCTGCAGGTGTGGTCGTGACCGACCTGCCTGTGCTGCATGCAAAAGAATTGGGCTTGCCTGAGGATGCCAAGGTCCTTGTCGAAAACGGCGGCAGAATCATTGGCCGGACTGCCCGCGCCAAACGGATCATCGGCGAGAACAAGGAAGAGGACGAAATACTTCAAGCCATCATCATGGATGTCATTTATCAAAACAGACTGCGCCATTATTATAAAGCGACAGGCTATGTAGGCTTGGATAAAGATTTCATCATCAAGGCGCACATCGCCTTTCCCGAAGGAAACGAAAACAATCTCTACTCCTGGTTATTGAACTTCCAGTGGGAAAGCCCGGAATATCAGGAAATGTATGCCCATTCGAAAGCTTACAACGAAGGCGATATCTACATCTACACGGATCCAGACTGGCGCCATCCGGATTATCCGCTCGGTGTGGCTATCTTCGAGCCAGATAAAAACGTGGCCTGTATCCTCGGAATGCAGTATTTCGGTGAGTTCAAAAAAGGCACATTGACGCTGGCTTGGGGAACCGGTCATCGCAATGGATACGTTGCTTGCCATGGTGGCCAAAAACACTTCCGTCTGCCTAATGGCGGTTCGTATGTCGCTTCCTTCTTCGGGCTTTCGGGTTCTGGCAAATCGACATTGACCCATTCGAAGCACGACAACAAATATGAAGTGAAAGTGCTGCATGACGATGCCTTCCTGATCGATTTGACGGATGGATCCTCCATCGCGTTGGAACCTTCCTATTTCGATAAAACCCAGGATTATCCCGCCGATCATCCTGAACAGAACTATTTCGTTACTGTCCAGAATGTGGGAGTGACAAAGGATCATGACGGCAAAATTGTGCTGGTCACCGAAGATATCCGCAACGGCAACGGACGTACAGTCAAATCACGCTATTCCACTCCGAACCGCGTGGATAAGTTCGAAGAACCGATCAATGCTGTCTACTGGATCATGAAGGACGATGCTTTGCCGCCGTTGGTGAAGGTGGACGATGCTGTCTTGGCGGCAACTTTCGGCACGACGCTGGCTACGAAACGTACGACTGCTGAAACGTTGAAGAAAGGCGAGTCGACCGATACACTGGTCATCGAACCATTCGCAAATCCGTTCCGGGTCTATCCATTGGTTGAGGATTATGACGGCTTCAAAGAATTGTTGTCTCACGAACAGGTTGACTGCTACATCATCAATACCGGATTTTTCATGGGTAAAAAAATACCGAAGGAAGTGTCTCTAGGCGTTATCGAAAGTGTCGTTGAAGGGACAGCATCATTCGTGCCATTCGGTGCTGCACCGCATCTCAGCTATCTGCCGGTAGAAGGCTTCAATCCCGATTTTGAAGACAAAGACTATACGAAGTTGGTGAGAAGACGCATGCAATTGCGGGAGGATTTCTTGGAAGAATTCAATGCTGCCCATCCGAGTATGCCGCTGCCTGATGAATCCATCCAAGCATTGCAAAATATCATTGATGCTTTCTAA